The Mauremys reevesii isolate NIE-2019 linkage group 7, ASM1616193v1, whole genome shotgun sequence genome includes the window AACGGGAAACGGTTTGAAATCCTATGAAAGTCCCAAGGCGAGTCCTGCAGGCCCCAGAGATGCTGCCCCCGACTCTGTTATAGTGTGCAGACGTTTCAGGAAGGAGTCACAATTTCAGCTGTGTACACACTGGGGGCTGGATAATGCAGTCCCTCCAGACCTCAGTGGGGGCTCAGCCTGGGGACAGAGGTCAGGATCAGCCCCAAGAGTGAGCCGGGCTGTCCTGCATACACATCCCCTCCAGAATTTTAAGCTCAAGGCCTAAATATGgtccttctcccattgaagttgatggcaaaCTACCCACTGATTTTAAGCAGTATGGAATCGGGCCATGTAGCGCATGGAATGACTCATGACTGGGTGTCCTGAATGGCTGTGATTGTGTCATGTGCAGGAAGATCAGAAGGCTCCGAATCCACACTGTTGATGCCCTGTCTCCCGCTGCAGAGTGCCTACTCTGggagcagccccctgccagcaggCACTCGGCATTGTGAGTACAGGCCAGGGCGTACGGCCGGACCCTGGGAAAGCTCCCAAAGGCCCTGGCATGCGCTGCCTCAGATCAGTTCCCAGCCAGGAGCTTGCACCTGGGCAGAGCCCCTTGTTTTGATTTGGACTCCTTGGAATTCCTGGCTTTCTGCTGCCTACCTTCTAATCTGGCCTCAGGTCAAAATCATTTGGCAAGAATAACAGAGCAGACAAGTGCCTCACTCTTTTGTCCTTTATCTCATCTAATTACCAGCAGCAACTCAGGACAATTGAGTGGCTCCTTATTCTAATCTCTTCTCCATTTCTTAGGGTCCAGTTTCTCACCCCTTCCTTTGTCTTCTAAAATCACAAGCAGCAGGATTAGAAGGCCCCGATGGATGGGAATGGGAGAGGGGTTTGACACACTGCTCCAAGGCCACAGCTGTTCCATGGCTCTCTTCATCTATATGTTTTCTTCATGTCTATCTAGGAGAGGAACTGTAGGTGCCACTGGGCTGCAGGTTGGCACCACTGCCAAGAAGGAACGAGTAATGTGTGTCCTCTCTATTTCTGCATCCCACAGAGAAACCCGTCAGCCTGACCTACCGATGCCCCTGCAGGTTCTATGAGAGCAACGTGGCTAAAGCCAACATCAAGCACCTCAAAATCCTGACCACCCCGAACTGCTCGCTGCAGATTGTGTAAGTCTCCAGGTGCTTTTTAAGGGTTTCCTTGGCCTCAGATGGTAAGCTGGGCAAGGAAGGGAGCTGAAAGATTTCGCCAACCTCTGTAAAAGGGTCCGCAGCCTCCAtgcactgccccagcctgggtttgAATTTGCATGGGGCCCAGTGCCTTCTGCAAGGTACGGAGCAGAGCAAGTAGAACAGTTTCAGTCAGCACATTTCCTCTGCGGAAAATGGATTTTTGACGgtttttcagaaaaaaagaatTCATTTTTATTGATGAGGGTAGGGGCATTTTCAGGAAGAAAAACAATGGAAAAACAATGGAAATTTGAGAGTTTTCATCAAAAACCCTGTAAacggtcagactcacccctgcggcgcctcctactggttactccgcaacttagctctttttccagtccggagcgccctccgcaggctggtgatccacctgctTTACTCtcagccccgtgtccctccctggacccggtgccccttttactctaactgggtctccccctctcaggggaacccccaccaccacactaTCCCCACTTGCCTCAGAATGGCTACTGCTCAGTCACTATCGAGCCCCatatcctgggacagactgcagtgtcagcctccTCATCACCGGCAACGGGGTTCGGACCTGCTGCTTTGCCTATCcttaggttgccccctgcaacccccagtacctcttagcCCCGTACTAGGCCGcaggcctggggctttcctaggctggaGCTTTCCCAGCCCCTCAGCCTTTTCCCCgtcctgcttcaccctaggtacttaTCTTAACGTCTAAGCaaccaggcccatctctctctaaccacagagagagactctctggcttcctggctgatctggccttttataaggccctgctactcagtttggggcgtggcccccagctgtagccacttccccaatcagctcagctctgtcaggccacattttaaaccccttaaaaccccggagcagggtccaccctgctacaaaccccaaATCCAAAAAAGAACAAAGACAAATTTTGACTCTAAAAACGTAAACATAAAATATATCTATTTTAGAAAATATCCTACCCACACAGTTTCCTGCATGTGCCCTGCCTTTCATTTTGGTGGAGGACAATGGACAATTCAGTCCAAACTGAGAAATAATTTTCTCTTCCTGAAAATGGCATAAACATGATGTGTTGCGTGTTTCGCCAGCTCTGATTGCTACTTGATGGAATGGAGAGGCCTGCATCTAAACAGCTAAAGTACATGGATTTGTGCTCTTCTGGGAATGCCTAATACACATCGTGAGAGTCAAGAGAAACCCACTGGGAAGGCTTTGGGGGGATTTGGAATGATCTGAAGTAGTTTAAACATAATGACAGACATTTGAGATTCAATGTGATATGCATTTTTCTCTTGATTAACATGAGAGCGAAGTAATTAGAGAAGGCAAAGACCATGACGTATTGAAATGAAAAAAACCTGTTTTCTTTCCCCCTGACATGGTCTGAATATGTTTATTGTTTAAAGTGTATTTTAGTGTCTACAGAACAGATGATCCAACACCTCCCCCCCTTGTTTAAAATTTGACATAAAAGAGATGTACCCAAAATGGAACCTTAAATTCAAATGCCACAGAATGTTGGGGAATTCTGCCACTTGGACCcaacagaaattaaaaaacaaaacaaatgctaACTTCTAAAAATCCCATTTTAGCAGATTTTATCCAAACATTGAATTCAGTTGCTATGTGGCATGATGTGTTCTGGATGGTGGATATGAGTACTTTAAATAAGTAATCAAAGCTGTTTGCTTTGAAATCCGTCATTTTTTAGGACTGAAACATCTAATTGGAACCCCATATTATGGATTTATGGAGTGatcctgtgggtttttttccccaagccaaattccctttgaagtcaagggCAATTTTGCCTGAGCAAATTGTATAGGAGCTGGTCTTTATCTTAAAATACTCGGTGCCTGGAGAGTGGTTGTTTGTGCTTTCCGTTTGTTACGCTCCCGTATAAGGCCAATTCTGCAGTTCCCATGTGAAGACAATGAGTCTGACTTTGCTGAATTTGGTTTACACTGGCATAAGGgatttacactgatttacactggcataagtgagatcagaaccaggCCCAATGGAAACCCTATTGGTGGAGggaatgcaggattgggtccGCAGCAGTATGACCAGTACATGAGCATTCGCATGACTGCAGAATTAGCAACATTTCAGATCCCCCTGCTTCTTTTATTGGCTTCCTTTTTATTAGACATTAAGGGCTCAGTCTTGCAGGTGTGGCACATTTTGGCTTCAATACAAGATAGCTAAGCAGGTGCTTTACTTAAGCAGCTAAGCAGTCCGGCCCAGGTCAATGAGCTCAGGTGCTTCaagttaagtgtgtgcttaagtgctttgttggatcaaGGCCAAAGTGCTCAGTACCTGGCAGGATTGCGTCCGTAatgaagagcagaatttggcctgtctACAGCAATGCATAATAGTAAGAGGTGGTAATTCCTCTACAACATATTGCCAGCGCTGTTAGTGTGGCAttgatgggcctgatcctgcaagatgctgagcaactCCTGCAGATGCCAGGTGCCATCAACTCCCACCATGCTCAGCTGGAGGTGAGGGACCTCAGCTCTCAGAACAGGTACTCAGCACTTTGAAGGATCAGTGCCTGGCTTTACAGAGCTTTAAATGTTCTGGATAAAGTGCTATATATCTTGTTTCCCATTGAACCCAGAAGCCAGTGACAGATGAATTTCCAGAGGCTGGGAGATGGAGTTtagttcagataagcatccagAAGATTGGATCTTTATCTGTAACGTATGTAATCTAAACCTCCTGAGTCTGTAAATCTGATCTGGAAATTTCATGAGAACAGGCTTTCTCAAGAGATTTCTGGAACTTCCATTTCCGGGGCTGATTGGAAAACACACGAGAGACTCTTCGTCTCTGGCAACTTAGCATTTCCAGTTCTTTCCATGTCTGGAGACCAGAAGTTCAAACCCCTATgagaagtaaaaaaaaagaaaagaaagaaagagaagaacgATTTGGATCCACTCGAAAGTCCAGTTGGTTTCTGTTCTAAAACTGGGTGAAAGTTCAGAGTTGGGCTGAGCATCGGGCAATGTTCAGAGGTGTTTGTTAATTAATCTGTTGCAGAGACTGTGTATGCTCATCAGTTCTTTCCAAATGAAATGCAGCTCACACATGCCCAGCACTGGCAGTAACGCGGTTGCTAATAATAAAATCCAGAGAATCAATTTATTTCCTCATTGACGCTCATGCAACCCAACAGCTGCCAACAAATGAGATTCAGATGAGGGGTTGAATTATGCTAGcccttaaactggtgtaaatccagagcattTCCCGTGAAGTTAGTGCGGTTACCCCAGACTCACACTTGtgaagctgagagcagaatttgacatcTGGTGTAAGCTTGTGCCGTTCCATTGTCTTCACTAGAAGTGTGCAGGTAGGATGGAGGGCAGACTTTGGCCCAGGAGGCCTTTTGTGCAATGGTATCCCTTGTCTTCACACCACAATTCTTCTCTTTCTTTTGACAGCGCAAGGCTGAAGAACAACAGTAAGCAAGTGTGCATTGATCCCAAGTTAAAGTGGATTCAGGAATATCTGGAAAAAGCTTTAAACAAGTAAGGCAAGAAACATACGGACTTACAGATAACACACCCTGAGAACTTAAAGGGTAGGATGTTTAGGGCTGGCTTTAATCCTATGG containing:
- the CXCL12 gene encoding stromal cell-derived factor 1, translating into MDGKALALITCLLLSLSEEKPVSLTYRCPCRFYESNVAKANIKHLKILTTPNCSLQIVARLKNNSKQVCIDPKLKWIQEYLEKALNKRFKM